In the Flagellimonas sp. MMG031 genome, one interval contains:
- a CDS encoding membrane or secreted protein, translating into MKRLLLFAVCVGFSPLIYAQGLQGAWSTMGSDDAGSEVEHVITFTNGFFSEAIFEKAYGKFVGTKGGQYALSNGTIDLTFEFSTQNPEMVGQTQSHSYSMANDVLDLYDMTWTRVDDGTPGDLFGAWLISGRKRDGEIVKRDTSGPRKTMKILSGTRFQWIAYNTETKEFMGTGGGTYTTVNGTYTENIGFFSRDDSRVGASLEFNYELINGDWHHSGLSSKGDPIYEIWSLRKP; encoded by the coding sequence ATGAAAAGACTACTACTTTTTGCTGTTTGTGTAGGGTTTTCACCCTTGATTTACGCACAAGGACTTCAGGGTGCATGGAGCACTATGGGTTCCGACGACGCAGGATCTGAAGTGGAGCACGTGATAACATTTACAAACGGCTTTTTTTCGGAAGCAATTTTTGAAAAGGCCTATGGAAAATTTGTTGGCACCAAGGGGGGTCAATATGCCCTAAGTAACGGAACAATCGACTTAACTTTTGAATTTTCGACGCAAAACCCTGAAATGGTTGGTCAAACCCAATCCCATAGTTATTCCATGGCAAATGATGTGCTGGATCTCTACGACATGACATGGACGCGCGTTGATGATGGGACGCCCGGCGACCTATTTGGTGCATGGTTGATATCCGGCAGAAAACGCGATGGTGAAATTGTGAAACGCGACACTTCCGGACCTCGAAAGACCATGAAAATATTAAGCGGCACCCGTTTTCAGTGGATTGCCTACAACACCGAAACCAAGGAATTTATGGGGACTGGTGGGGGAACTTATACCACCGTTAATGGCACATACACCGAAAATATCGGTTTTTTCTCCCGGGACGACTCTAGGGTCGGCGCAAGTTTGGAGTTCAATTATGAATTGATCAATGGGGATTGGCACCACTCGGGATTAAGT